In Mycobacteriales bacterium, the DNA window GCGTCACCTGGTCGGGCTGGGAGGACTCGGACCGCCCGGCGCTGTTGGTGGCCTGGCCGCAGGCGGCGAGCAGCGTCAGCATCGCGCAGCCCGCGATCACCCGGACAGCGCCCGATTTCACGACGAAACCGTACCGCTCCCGCCGGTGCGGCTCGGCGGCGCGCCATGCTCGTCGGCGGGCACGACGTCCTCCGCAGCCGGCCCGTCGTCGCCCTCCCGGGGATCGACGGACGAGGGATCGGCAGACAAGGGATCGGCGGACGAGAGATCGGCGGACGAGGACCCGACGGGCGAGGACCCGACGGGCGAGAGATCGGCGGGCGAGGGCAGCTCCGGCCCCCCGCGCGGCCCGGTGAACCCGGCCGGCACCCCACGCCGGGCCAGGTCCCGCAGCGGCGCCGGCAGATCGCGGACATCGGAGGGGTTCCAGGGCCGGGCCCAGCCGCCGAGCTCCAGCACCCGGTCCAGCACGGCCGCGGTGAAGCCCCACACGACCATCCCGCGGACCAGGAAGGCGGGCCCGGCGTACCCGGACGGGCCGCGGACCCGGCACCGGTTGGCCGGGTCGACCAGCTCGGCGATCGGCACCCGCTCGACCCGGGCCACCTCGCCGGGGTCGACCACGCCGACCGGCCCGGGCGTGTGCCACCAGCCCAGCACCGGCGTGACCAGGAACCCGGTCGGCGGCAGGAACAGCTCCGGCAGCAGCGTCACGACCTGCACACCGGACGCGTCCAGCCCGACCTCCTCGGCCGACTCCCGCAGCGCGGTCCCGACCGGCCCGTCGTCGCCGGGGTCCAGCGCGCCGCCCGGGAACGCGGGCTGCCCGGCGTGCTTGCGCAGCCGGGCGGACCGCTCGATGAGCAGCAGGTCGGGACCGTCCGGGCCGTCGCCGAAGAGGATCAGCACCGCGGACCGGCGCCCGCCGGTGGTGGGCGTCATCGGCGCCCCGAGCCGCAGGTAGTCCGACGCCGTGGTGGAACCGACGGCAGCGGCGAGCGGCAGCAGCCAGCCGGGCAGGTCAGACATCGACGCCGAGCTTGCCCTTGACCAGCGCGCGCAGCGTCGTGTCGGTCAGCGGCGGCCCCTGGTAGACCTCGGCCACGGTCCCGTCCGCGGCCACCAGCACGGTCGCCGGCACGTTGTGCCGCAGCAGCCCGCGCAGCAGGTCGCCGTCGCGGTCCTGCAGGGACGGGAACGGCAGCCGGCTGTCGGAGGCGAAGGAGACCGAGTTTCCCGGCACGTCCAGGCTGGCGACGCCGAGCACCCTCAACCGAGGCCCGGCGTCGGTGGACAGCGCGGCCAGCGCCGGCAGCTCGGCCCGGCAGGGCCCGCACCAGCTGGCCCAGAGGTTGATCACCATCGGGGTCCCGGTCAGCCGGCGCAGCGGGACCGCGGCCGAGCCGCCGACGCCGAGGCAGGGCAGCGACAGGTCCGGCAGCGGCTTGGCCGAGCGGGTCTGCGCACCCGGCAGCGGGCAGGCCGGCAACGCCGCGGTGGCCCCCTGGGACGGCATCGGAGCCGGTGCCGGGGAGGAGGTGCACGCGGCGGCCAGCAGCAGGACCAGCACCGCGAGCTTCCTCACCGCGACACCGCCACCTGCGCACCGCTCTTGACCAGCTTCTGCGCCTCGGCCGGGTCGATCGGCCCCAACCCGTACGACGGGCAGTCGTGGGCGAGCGGGCAGGCCCCGCAGGCCGGCTTCTTGGCGTGGCAGATGCGGCGGCCGTGCCAGATCGTGCGCTGGGAGAGCAGGGTCCAGTCCTTCTTCGGGATCATCTCGGCGATCGCGAACTCGACCTTGACCGGCTCGGTCTCGGCGGTCCACTGCCAACGCCGGACCAGCCGGCCGAAGTGGGTGTCGACGGTGATCCCGGGGATCCCGAACGCCTCCCCGAGGATCACGTTGGCCGTCTTGCGGCCGATCCCGGGCAGCGTGACCAGCTCGTCCAGGGTGTGCGGGAGGACCCCGCCGAACCGCTCGACGACGGCCTGGCCGAGCCCGATCAGCGAGGTGGTCTTGTTCCGGAAGAAGCCGGTGGAGTGGATCAGCTTCTCCAGCTCGCCCCGGTCGGCGGCGGCGTAGTCGGCCGCGGTCGGGTACTTCGCGAACAGCGTCGGGGTGACCAGGTTGACCCCGCGGTCGGTGGACTGCGCGGACAGGATCGTGGCGACGGCCAGCTCCAGCGGCGTGCTGAAGTCGAGCTCGGTCACCGCGTCGGGCCAGGTCTCGGCCAGCTCCCGGGTCATCCGGCGGGCCCGTCGCGTACGCCCCAGCGAGGTCTCGTCGCGGAATCTGCGGGCGCGGGCGGCCGGGGTGGTCACGGCGGCCAGCGTACGACCAGGTGTGACGGTCCTGGCCGAGAGTGCGTATTCAGCTGCCGGTGTCCGTCACGTGACGTTCGGTCGAACTTCCCGGTGCCCGCGCGAGCCGGGGGGCGCCCACAGAGCGTGATAGGGCAGGATGACGGTCACTATGGCTGGTCTGCTCGTGGTGTTCTTCCCGTTCATCCTCCTCGCGTTCATGATCATGATGGAGCGCGTCGAGAATCCCCTGCGCACCGCGGTCGAGGACCGCGTCGAGGAGTTCCTGGACGAGGCCCGCCCGGCGGAGATGGACACGTTCGTCCGGGACGGTCTGCCGGCGGCGCTGACCGAGCACGACCGGCGGCGCAGGCTGTCCCGGCTCCTGCCCCGGCGTCCGATCCGCAAGGGGCGGCACGCCGGCCAGCGGCCCTGACGAGCCCTCCGGCGGCGAGGCGAGACACCTGGCTGGCAAATTTCGGCCCGGTCACTTCTAGACTGCGATCTCGGGGTCCGCGCCGATCATCGCCGCGGGAGTCTTGCGCACGCCGGAAGGGATCGCCGCATGGACGAGGTGTTGGCCAAGGCCGGACTGTTCCAAGGGGTGCCTCCGGAGGACGCGGAGGTCATCGCGGGCCAGTTCGACCTCCTCGACGTGCCTCGCGGCACCGTCGTCTTCCACGAGGGCGAACCGGGCGACAGCCTCTACATCGTGCTCTCCGGCAAGATCAAGCTGGGCCGCCGTACGGCCGACGGCCGGGAGAACCTGGTCGCGGTCATGGGCCCGTCCGACCAGTTCGGCGAGCTGTCCCTGTTCGACCCGGGTCCGCGGACGTCGACCGCGGTCGCGGTCACCGACGCCCGGCTGGCCCGGATGTCGAAGCAGGCGCTGCGGTCCTGGATCACCCAGCGGCCGCAGATCGCCGAGCAGCTGCTGCGGGTCGTCGCCCGCCGGCTGCGCCGGACCAACGCGATGCTCGGCGACCTCATCTTCACCGACGTCCCCGGCCGGGTGGCCAAGCAGCTGCTGCAGCTCTCGCAGCGCTTCGGCACGCTGGAGAACGGGCAGCTCCGGGTCACCCACGACCTGACCCAGGAGGAGCTGGCCCAGCTCGTCGGCGCGTCCCGGGAGACGGTGAA includes these proteins:
- a CDS encoding Crp/Fnr family transcriptional regulator → MDEVLAKAGLFQGVPPEDAEVIAGQFDLLDVPRGTVVFHEGEPGDSLYIVLSGKIKLGRRTADGRENLVAVMGPSDQFGELSLFDPGPRTSTAVAVTDARLARMSKQALRSWITQRPQIAEQLLRVVARRLRRTNAMLGDLIFTDVPGRVAKQLLQLSQRFGTLENGQLRVTHDLTQEELAQLVGASRETVNKALADFAHRGWVRLEGKTVVILDRDRLARRAR
- a CDS encoding TlpA disulfide reductase family protein, coding for MRKLAVLVLLLAAACTSSPAPAPMPSQGATAALPACPLPGAQTRSAKPLPDLSLPCLGVGGSAAVPLRRLTGTPMVINLWASWCGPCRAELPALAALSTDAGPRLRVLGVASLDVPGNSVSFASDSRLPFPSLQDRDGDLLRGLLRHNVPATVLVAADGTVAEVYQGPPLTDTTLRALVKGKLGVDV
- the nth gene encoding endonuclease III; amino-acid sequence: MTRELAETWPDAVTELDFSTPLELAVATILSAQSTDRGVNLVTPTLFAKYPTAADYAAADRGELEKLIHSTGFFRNKTTSLIGLGQAVVERFGGVLPHTLDELVTLPGIGRKTANVILGEAFGIPGITVDTHFGRLVRRWQWTAETEPVKVEFAIAEMIPKKDWTLLSQRTIWHGRRICHAKKPACGACPLAHDCPSYGLGPIDPAEAQKLVKSGAQVAVSR
- a CDS encoding CoA pyrophosphatase, with the translated sequence MSDLPGWLLPLAAAVGSTTASDYLRLGAPMTPTTGGRRSAVLILFGDGPDGPDLLLIERSARLRKHAGQPAFPGGALDPGDDGPVGTALRESAEEVGLDASGVQVVTLLPELFLPPTGFLVTPVLGWWHTPGPVGVVDPGEVARVERVPIAELVDPANRCRVRGPSGYAGPAFLVRGMVVWGFTAAVLDRVLELGGWARPWNPSDVRDLPAPLRDLARRGVPAGFTGPRGGPELPSPADLSPVGSSPVGSSSADLSSADPLSADPSSVDPREGDDGPAAEDVVPADEHGAPPSRTGGSGTVSS